A region of the Myxococcus stipitatus DSM 14675 genome:
CGATGTGCTCCTTCTTCGGGTCGATGACGAAGACGCAGCGGGGCAGCTTGGACATCTCCTTCACGCCGCCCAGGTTCTTCTCCAGCTTCTCGCGCTCACGCTCCAGCGAGGCGACTTCCTTCTTCGGCAGACGCTCGAAGGTGCCGTCCTCGGCCATCTTCTCCAGCGTCTTCAGCCGGTCGATGCCCTGCTTGATGGTCTTGAAGTTGGTCAGCGTGCCACCCAGCCAGCGGCTGGTGACGAAGAACTGACCGGCGCGCGACGCCTCCTCGCGGATGACGTCCTGCGCCTGCTTCTTGGTGCCGACGAAGAGCACCGAGCCACCACGCGCCGTCACGTCCGCCACGAAGCGGAAGGCCGCGCGGGCCATCGAGACCGTCTTCTGCAGGTCGATGATGTAGATGCCGTTCCGGGCGCCGAAGATGTACGGCTTCATCTTCGGGTTCCAGCGCTTCGTCTGGTGGCCGAAGTGAACACCGGCCTCCAGGAGCTGCCGCATCGTGATGCCGCCGGCGGCGGCCATGGCCTGCTGCTGCGTCTGCGTTTCCTGCGTGTCGATCGACATGTTGTTTCTCCGGTTATGTCCGCCACACCCGAGTGCTGCTCCGGCCGTGACCTCCGTCGAGCGAGGCCCTCTTCTTCAGAGGAGACCTCCACTCACGGGAGCACCGGCGACCGGCACGGGCGTGTGTGAAGTGGGTACTACCCGAGGCCAGGGGCCCCGCCCCCGACTACGAGGCGGGGGGTCCTTAACAGAACCCTTCCGGCAGGCGCAAGCTTCGCTTCACCGGGCGTGGCGGGTAGGAGGCCCCCGCCCGGCCCCCTGTCCCCCAGCCCGCCTTCTGAAGCCCCTAGGCCTGGGCCTCGCGTCACAAAAACGACCGGCGCGGACAGGCCCGCTCCGATCTGGAGCAGCCGCCGCGCCGGGGGCCTCCCTGCTCCCGGAGGTCCCGGGAGGGCTGCCTAGACGCTGGCCTCCGCCGCGCCGTGGCACTTCTTGTACTTGCGGCCGCTGCCACAGGGGCAGGGGTCGTTGCGGCCCACGCGGGGGCCCTGCTGAGCGGCCGCCGGCCGGGCCGCCGCGGCCACGGAGGCCTCGTCCAGCTTACCCTCCGCCGTGCCACGGCCTTCCACCGCCCGCTTCTGCTGCTGCGCCAGCTGGCGCTGGATGCGGACCGCCTCTTCCTCCGCGCTGGTGGCGGACCGGGGCTGCACGCGCATCAGCTGCGAGACGAACTGCGCCTTGATGGCGGAGAGCGTCTGGATGAAGCCCTGGTAGCCCTCGCGCTTGTACTCCTGCTTCGGGTCCTTCTGGCCGTAGCCACGCAGGCCGATGCCCTGGCGCAGGTGGTCCATGCCCAGCAGGTGCTCCTTCCAGAGCCGGTCGATGGTGGCCAGGTAGTTGTACTGGAGGAAGCGCAGGAAGTTCTCGCCGAACTCCTCGTCACGCGTGCGGAAGACCTTCTCCGCCGCCTTGAAGATGTGGTCCTGGAGCTCGTCCCGGTTGCCCACGCCCTCGAAGTTCATGTCGAGGTCGAACGTCTCCTTGACGTTCTTCGACAGCGACTCCAGGTCCCACCCGTCCGAGCCCTTGGTGGGCGCGTACGTGTCGACGATGGAGACGATGACGTCCTCCAGCGCGTCCAGCACCATCTCCTTGAAGTCCGCCCAGGTCACCGTCTGCTCGGAGCGGGTCTTCACGCGCGTCTTGGGGTCCTCGGTGTACTCCACCAAGGGGACACCCGCGCCCGCGGCCAGCACCTGACGACGCAGCTTGTAGATGGTGCGTCGCTGCTGGTTCATCACGTCGTCGTACTCGAGCAGGTTCTTGCGGATGTCGAAGTTGTGGCCTTCGACCCGCTTCTGGGCGCTCTCGATGGCGCGGGTGAGCCAGATGTGCTCGATGACCTCGCCCTCCTCCATGCCCAGCCGCTCCATCAGCCCCTGGATGCGCTCGGACCCGAAGATGCGCATCAGGTCGTCCTCGAGCGACAGGAAGAACCGGCTGGCGCCCGGGTCACCCTGACGGCCCGCGCGACCGCGCAGCTGGTTGTCCACGCGGCGGGACTCATGGCGCTCGGTGCCGATGATGAACAGGCCGCCGGCCTCCATCACCTCCGTGCGCTCCTTCTTGGTCTCCTCGTCCAGCTTGGCCTGGGTCTGCGCCAGCTTCTGCTCCCACTCGGCCTGGGCCTGCTGGTAGGCGACCATCGGGTCCGGCTGCGGCGCTGCGCCCTCCGCGGCGGGAGGCTGCGGGGGCTGGGGCGCGGGGGCTTCCGGCGCGGGGCCCACGGCCGCCTTCGCCAGCACCTCCGCGTTGCCGCCCAGGAGGATGTCCGTGCCGCGGCCGGCCATGTTGGTGGAGATGGTGACCGCGCCCTTGCGGCCGGCCTGCGCGACGATGTCGGCCTCGCGCTGGTGCTGCTTGGCGTTGAGCACGTTGTGGGGGACGCCCCGCTTCTTCAGGAAGCTGGACACCACCTCGCTCTTGGCGATGGACACCGTGCCCACGAGCACTGGCTGCCCCGCCTTGTGCAGCTCCTCAATCTGAGCCGCCACCGCCTCGAACTTCTCGCGCTCCGTCTTGTAGACCACGTCCTGCTGGTCCTTGCGGATGGGCGGGCGGTTGGTCGGGATGACGCGGACGTCCAGGTTGTAGATCTTCGCGAACTCCTCCGCTTCCGTGTCCGCGGTGCCCGTCATGCCGGACAGCTTGGAGTACATGCGGAAGTAGTTCTGGAACGAGATGGTCGCCAGCGTCTGGTTCTCGTTCTCGATCTTCACGCCCTCCTTGGCCTCGATGGCCTGGTGGAGACCGTCGGACCAGCGGCGGCCCGGCATGGAGCGGCCGGTGAACTCGTCGATGATGACGACCTCGCCGTCCTTCACCACGTAGTCCTTGTCGCGCTTGTAGAGCGTGTGCGCGCGCAGGGCCTGCTCGACGTGGTGGAGCGTCTCGATTTCGCCCGGGTCGTAGAGGTTGGACACGCTCAGCCGCTTCTGCAGCTTCTCGATGCCGTCGTCCGTGAGCGACACGGAGCGGTGCTTCTCGTCGAGCGTGAAGTCCTGGTCCGGCACGAGACCCGGGATGACCTGGTCCACCCGGTAGTACTTGTCCGTGCTGTCCTCGGTGGGACCGGAGATGATGAGCGGCGTGCGCGCCTCATCGATGAGGATGGAGTCCACCTCGTCGACGATGGCGTAGTTCAGCTCGCGCTGGACGTAGTCCTGCAAGCGGAACTTCATGTTGTCGCGCAGGTAGTCGAAGCCGAACTCGTTGTTCTGCCCGTAGGTGATGTCCGAGCGGTACGCTTCCTGCCGCTGCTTGTCGGACAGCTCGTGGAGCACGCAGCCCGTCGTCATGCCCATGAACTTGTAGACGCGCCCCATCCACTCCGCGTCGCGGCGGGCGAGGTAGTCGTTCACCGTCACGACGTGCACCCCGCGCCCGGACAGGGCGTTGAGGTAGCAAGGCAGCGTCGCCGTCAGCGTCTTGCCTTCACCGGTGCGCATCTCCGCGATGCAGCCCTCGTGGAGGAACATGCCGCCGATGAGCTGCACGTCGTAGTGACGCTGGCCGATGACACGGCGGGAGCCTTCGCGGATGAGCGCGAAGGCTTCGAACAGCAGGCCGTCCAGCGGCCTTCCGTTCTGGATCTCCTGCTTCAGCCGGGCCGTCTCGGCAGCAAAGTCCTCGTCCTTGAGGGCCCGCATCCGGCTCTCCAGCTCGTTGATGCGGATGACCTTCTCGCGGGCCTTCTTGAGCTCACGCTCATTCTTGGTCCCGATGAGCTTCTTCAGCGTCCATTCGATCATTCGGTAGACTCTCTCGGCGCCGGAGAATCCTCGAAGGACGGCGGCGAGTGAAGGGAAATCCCTGGAGATGTAAGGGAGGCTTCGTGGGAAACCACGCGCGCCCCCTGAAACTTCCTCTCGGCCGGTTGCCCAGCGCGCATCGGTTCAGAGTAAAGCGGAACCGAGCCTACGCAATGTCCCCTCCGCGAAATCCACGCCGCCGGCCTGTCCGGGGCGCTCCCCAGAAGCCGCCTCGCCGCCCCGGCCCTCCCCAACCCAGGAAGGCGCCCACCCCGGGTGGGGCCACGCCTGCACGCGCCGCGCCGCCCCCTCCCGCTCCGCCCAGGGCGCGCATTCCCCCCATGCCCCCACAGACCCACGTCCCTCAGCCGGGGCGCTGGCTGTGGACATGCCGGGCGGGCTTCGAGCCTCACCTCTTCGAGGAGCTCGCCTGGGCGGACACCCACCCTCGCTTGCTCGGCGACGCCCTGGTGGAGAGTGAACAGCGGCCCGCCACCGTCCCCGCCTTCGCGCGTGCCGCCTATCAGGTGGTCGCCTCCCTGCCCTCGGGTCCACCCGACGCGCAGGCGGAGGCCGTCGCTCGGGCCCTGGGCACCCTCTCCAGCAACCGCCCGTGGGTCGTCCAGGCCTTCACGCCCGACAGCCCCCGAGGCAACACCCTGGCCGCCTCCGCGGAGGCGCTGGAGGCGGCCGTCCGCGCACGCCTCCCCTCGGAGCGTCTGCTCGACGACGCGGGGCGCGCCCGGGAGTCCCGCGCGCTGCTCGTGTCCCTCTGTGTCGCGCCGGACGGCGTCACGGTGCTGGGGCTCGTCTCGGCGAGCGAGGCCATCTCCCTTGCCCCCGGAGGCCGGCGGCGCATGCGGCGCGAGGGCGAGTCCCCGTCCCGGGCCGCGATGAAGCTCGAGGAGGCGCTGGACGGACTGCCCTTCGAGCCCGGGCGCGGCGACGTCTGCGTGGACCTGGGCGCCGCGCCGGGCGGATGGACGCAGCGGCTGGTGGCCCGAGGCGCGAAGGTGGTGGCCGTGGACCCGGCGAAGCTGATGCCGGAGCTGGCGGCCCACGGTCGGGTGAAGCACGTGCAGGAGAGCGCCTTCGCCTACACCCCCGAGGAGCCCGTCGACTGGCTCTTCTGCGACATGGCCTGGCGCCCGCTGGAGGTCGCCCAGCTGCTCGCGAAGTGGGGACGGCGAGGCTGGGCCAGCCATCTGGTGGCCAACATCAAGCTGCCCATGAAGGACAAGAACTCCGTGCTGCTGCGGGTGCGGCACACGCTCGTCGAGGACGGCGGCTGGAAGCAGCTCACCCTCCGGCAGCTCTACCACGACCGGGATGAAGTGACGGTGACAGCCCACCAGCTTCGCTGAGGGGAAGCACCTGCGCGACAGCCCTCGACACGCTAGAGAACCCGCCCGATGCCCTACCCACTCGACGACGCCACCGCCACCGCCCTCATCGCCCTCTACCCGTGGGTGCTGACCCGCAGCCCGCAGGCCCCCGTGCAGGCCGCCGTCGAGGCGCTCCTCCAGGCCGAGCAGGCCCGGCGCGGCCACCCGGACGCGAAGACGGGCGCGCTCCAGGTGCCCGCCCTCACCCAGGGCAACCTCCTCAAGGAGGAATACGACTTGTCCACGCACGCGCACCATGACGGCTGGCGCGTGGGCGCGGTCATCGCGGACGTGAAGGGGATGATCAACCTCAACGCCCGCTTCGGCTTCGCCACCGGCGACGCGATTCTGCGCGGCACCGTGGAGTCGCTCGCCGCGCAGTACCCGGGCGCCAAGGTGGTTCGCCTGCACCCGGACGCCTTCGCGGCCCTTCTGGTGCCCACCTCCCAGCTCACCGTGCGCGAGGACCTGGCCGCCCCCACGCACGAGCGACTGTCGCGCGACGTGCGCCGGGTCCTCCCCGAGGGCACGCCCGACGCCGACATCCCCTCGTGGACGGTGAGCCTGCTGGAGGTGACGGTGGATTCGCCCTCGCACTGGCAGGTGCTGGGGCCCCTGCTCTGGGCGGAGCTGGAGCGCGCGCACGTCATGCAGCGCAGCGGCCGCGCGGAGGGACTCCAGCGCAGACGTCTGCGGCTGGACGCGTCCATCCCGGGTCCCGCGACGCTCTGAGGCCCCAAAAAGAAGAGGGCCCGACTCGGGGCCCTCTTGCTCGCGGCACTTCCTGGGGCGGACCTCGGGAGGCCCGGCGGACCGCTACTCCTCCAGGATGAACTTGCGGGGGTTCTGCGGGATGCCGTTGACGCGGACCTCGTAGTGCAGGTGCGGACCGGTGGAGCGACCCGTGTTGCCCACCGCCGCGATGAGCGCGCCGCGCTTCACCCGGTCGCCCGCCTTCACCAGCATCTTCGCCAGGTGGCCGTAGCGCGTCTTGATGCCATAGCCGTGGTCCACGACGATGACGTTGCCGTAGCCACCCTCCAAGCCCGCGAACACCACCGTGCCGTCCGACGGTGAATAGACTTCCTTGCCGTGCGGCGCCGCGATGTCCAGGCCCGCGTGCATGACCCGGTCGGCCGTGTACGGGTCCACTCGCTGACCAAAGTCGCTGGTCACCCAGCCGCGCGCCGGCCAGATGGACGGGGTGGAGGCCAGCATGGACTTCTGGTCCTGGAAGTACGCCTGAAGCTCCTGGAGGCTCTGCTCCTGACGGGTGGCCTCCGCGCTCAGCTTGTCCAGCCGCCCCATCAACAGCTTGGGCGTCTCCGTCGTGGTGAGCTGTGTGAACTGGGTGTCGGTCGTCGGCACCTGCGTCCCGGCTTCCGGCTCCGTGGGGCCCATGGCCAGATTCCGCTGAGGGTCCGACAAGAGCGTCATCGCCCGCAGCTTCTGGTCGAAGCGCTCCACCCTGTCCAACGTGGAGCCGATGTGCTCGATGCGCTCCCGCACGGACTTCAGCTGCGAGCGCAGCGTCAGGTTCTCCTCACGCAGGATGCGGTTCTCCGAGGCATCCGCGGCGACCTGGAAGTAATGGATGCTCGCGCCCGCGCCCAGTCCCACCACAAGCATCAACCCCATCCCCACCTGCATCAGGAACGAGCGTTGGATGGTGTACCGCTTCACCGGCGCGTCGTGGTCCGGGATCACCATCAACGTGAAGGACTTTTTCGCCACGGGACAGCTCCCTGCTTGCGTGGGACATCCGGCGTCAGAAGCTAAGTCACTCCTGCACGCCCAACACCTCCCCCCACCGCCACACCCCTTCAGCTCCGTCCGCTGGCTGCGTCTGCCAGGGTTGGAAACGTTTGGGCAGCTACCATTCAGTTTCCAAGAGTGTCAAGGTCAACAGTGACTGGCCGAGGTGTTTCTCGACCACGCAGCGCGTGGCTCAGGTGGCCATGCGCACGACGATGACGGTGATGTTGTCATCACCTCCGCGCTCGTTGGCGAAGTCGATGAGGCGCTTGGGCACATCGTCGAAGCTCTTCGCGTTGGCCACCACCTCGTGGATTTCGCGGTCCTCGAGCATGTTGGCCAGGCCGTCGGAGCACAGCAGGAACACGTCACCGGGCTCGGAGACGAGCCCCATCACGTCCACCTGGACTTCCTCTTCGAAGCCCACGGAACGGGTGATGATGTTCTTGTAGCGGGAATGCTTGGCCTCTTCGGGCGTGATCATCCCCGCCTTGATTTGCTCGTTGACCAGCGAGTGGTCCTCGGAAATCTGCTGGATGAGGTCGCCGCGGATGAGGTACGCGCGGCTGTCTCCCACGTGCGCGAAGAACGCGTGCTCGTCACGAACCACCAGGGAGATGACCGTGGTGCCCATGCCGGACAGCCGCGGGTCTTCCTGCGCCGCCGTGTAGATGGCGAGACACGCCCTCTCCACGGCCGTGCGCAGCGCCTCCGGGATGGGTGACTCCTGGAGGTTGGGGACGGACAGGAACGGATTGTCCTTGCTCTCCCGAGCCCGCCGGAGCTCCTTGTCGATGGTCTCCACGGCGATGCGCGAGGCAGTACCGCCCCCCGCATGGCCGCCCATGCCATCCGCCACGACGTAGAGCTGGAGCTCATCGTCGATGAGGAAGCTGTCCTCGTTGTGATTGCGCTTCCGCCCGACGTCCGTCAGGCCAGCGGAGACGACTTTCATTCGGGAGGCCGCGGTCTGCCCTGCGGTGTTGGACACACCAAGGATGCTATGTGAGACCCTGGGATGGGGCAAGGACACGGATGACCTTGCAGTGCGTCAAGCCGTCCGCCGCAGGCGTCCCCGGGGGGTTCCCTCGGGTCCGGACTCCCTCCGGGCCCTGGGAGACCCCAGGGAACGATGGGCCGAGCGAACCAGGGCCTCCGCCGCCCCCAGCGCCTCCCGGGTGACCTCCACGCCCGACATCATCCGAGCCAGCTCCCGCGTCCTCTCCGGCCCCGCCGCCAGGACCGTCACCTGGGAAACGGTCCGCTCCGCCTTCACCGCCTTGCGGATGAGCAGGTGCGCGTCCGCATAGGCCGCGACCTGCGGCAGGTGGGTGATGCAGAGCACCTGACGGTGGCTGCTCACCTCCTTGATCATCCGTCCCACCACGTCCGCGATGGCGCCGCTGACGCCCGCGTCGGCCTCATCCAGCACGTAGCAGCCACACGCGTCGCTGCCGGCCAGGGCCCGCTTCAGGGCCAGGAGGAGGCGGCTCGCCTCGCCACCGGAGGCCACCTTCGCCAGGGGCCGGGCCGGCTCTCCCGGGTTCGCGCTGAAGAAGAACTCCACGTCGTCCAGACCGTCCGGACGCAGCGTCTCCCCAGGCGTCACACGCACCTCGAAGGCCGCCTTGCCCATGGCCAGGTGCCCCAGGCCCTCACGCACCTGGGCGGAGAACTCCACCGCGCTCGAGGAGCGGGCCTTGGACAGCGCCAGGGCCGCCTTGCGCGTCCGCTCCTCCACCTTGCGCCGCTCCAGCGCCAGCTCCTCCAGGACCTCCTGGCGGTTCTCCAGCGTGCCCAGCTCGGCCTCGATTTCTCCGCGCTTCTTCAGCACGCCGTCCAGCGTGGTGCCGTGCTTGCGGCACAGCCGCTTGAGGCCATCCAGCCGCTCATCCACGTCCGCCAGTCGGGTCGGGTCCGACTCGAGCCCCTCCACGTACCGGTTGAGCCGGCGCTGCGCCTCCTCCAGCTCCGACAGGGCCGTGCTCAGCGACTGGGCCACGGGCGACAGCGTCGCGTCGCACTTGACGGCCTCGTGCACCAGCCCCAGCGCGCGCCCCACCGTCTCGAGCGCGGAGGACTCATCCCCCGCGACGAGCAGCTCCGCCTCGGCGCCGTGCCGCTTGAGCTTCTCCGCGCTGGACAGGCGCTTGCGCTCCGCGTCCAGCCGCGCGTCCTCCCCCGGCTCCGGGTCCCAGCGCGAGATTTCATCGAGCTGGAAGCGAAGGAACTCCGCGCGCTCGCGCACCTTCGACTCGTCCCCGCCCAGGGCCTCCATGCGCGCGTCCACCTCCCGCAGCGCGGAGTACTCCCCGAAGTACGTCGCCAGCGGCGTCTCCATCTCCCCGTACCGGTCCAACAGCACGCGGTGCAGGCCGGAGTCGAAGAGGCTCACGTGCTCGTGCTGGCCCGCCAGGTCCACCGCCCCTCGGGTCAGCTTCCCCAGCACGCCCACCGTCACCAGGGCGCCGTTGACGTAGGCCTTGCCCCGTCCGGTGCGTCCCAGCACCCGGCGGACGAGCACCTCCTCCCCCAGGTCCGGCAGGCCCAGGTCCTCCAGACGCGCGCCCAGCACCGGGGTGCGCGCGAAGACGCCCTCGACGGACGCCTCCTCGCACCCGGCGCGGATGACGTCCGCGTCCGCTCGCCCACCAAGGAGCAAGTTCAATGAGTCCACGAGGATGGACTTACCCGCCCCCGTTTCTCCCGTGAGGACGGTGAGGCCGGCTCCGAACGCCACCTCCACCTCCTCTATCACCGCCACGTTCGCAATCCGCAGACCCAGCAGCACGCGCGCCCTCCAATGTCCGTACGACGGCCCTGGCACTGAACACCCTAACAGGTCCCTCTGACACTGCACAGGCGTTCCGGTCAGCCACACGGATGGGGGCGGGGGAGGCTGGGGCTTCCGTCGAAGCCCCAACCTTTGCGACTCACGAAGATGCGTCGGTGAACAGCTCCTGGATGTCCTGCTCGGTCAGGGTGCGGGCACCCTCATCCCCATCCCCACCGAGCACTCCGGCGGCGAGGTCCCGCTTGCGGCGCTGGAGGGAGAGAATCTTCTCCTCCACCGTGCCACGGGTGATGAGCTTGTAGCTGATGACCGCGCGCGTCTGGCCGATGCGGTGGGTACGGTCCGTGGCCTGGTCCTCCACGGCGGGGTTCCACCACGGGTCGAAGTGGATGACGTAGTCGGCCGCCGTGAGGTTGAGACCGGTGCCACCCGCCTTCAAGGAGATGAAGAACAGGGGCGGTCCATCCGGGCGGTTGTACTCGTCCACCTTGCCCATGCGGTCCTTGGTGCGACCGTCCAGGTAGAGGTAGCGCAGGCCCTTCTTGTCCGCCTCCTGCTTGAGCAGCTCCAGCATCTCCGTGAACTGGCTGAAGACGAGGGCGCGGTGGCCCTCCGCCACCAGGTCCTCCACCAGCTCCATGAAGCGCTCCACCTTGGCGCTGGAGGGCAGGAGCGTCCCGGGCGGCAGCTTGAGCAGGCGTGGATCACAACACACCTGCCGCAGCCGCATGAGCGCGGCGAGAATCGAGACGCGGCTTCGCTTGAAGCCCACCTTCTCGATGCTCTCGTTCACCTTGCGGCGGCTCTCCTCCATGACCTCGCGGTAGAGGGCGGCCTGGCCGGGCTCCATCTCGCACCACGCGACGCTCTCCGTCTTCGGCGGCAGGTCCTTGGCCACCTCCGTCTTCAAGCGACGCAGGATGAACGGCTGGATGCGGCGGCGCAGCCTGTCCCGGGCGGAGGCGTCGTTGGCCACCTGGATGGGCTGCTCGTAGCGGTCCCCGAAGCTGTCCGCGCTGCCGAGGAAGCCCGGCATCAGGAAGTCGAAGATGCTCCACAGCTCCGACAGCCGGTTCTCCAGCGGCGTACCCGTCAGCGCCAGGCGCGTCTCGCTGGGCAGCGACTTGCACGCCTGCGCCGTGGCGCTGTCCGCGTTCTTGATGTTCTGCGCCTCGTCCAGAATCACGAAGCGGAAGCCCACCTGGGAGAGCTGGTCCAAGTCCCGGCGCACGAGCGCGTAGGACGTGAGCACCAGGTCCATGCCCTTGAGGTCCTCGGCGCGCTCCTTGCGGTCCTGGCCGTGCCACACCATGGCGCGCAGGCCCGGCGTGAAGCGCTCCGCCTCGCGCTCCCAGTTGGCGAGCACGCTGGTGGGCGCGACGACGAGCGACGGCTTGCGCCCCTCGTCATTGGCCATCTTCTGCAGGAGGCTGAGCGACTGCACCGTCTTTCCCAGACCCATGTCGTCCGCGAGGATGCCGGACAGGCCGTGGCGGCGCAGGAACCAGAGCCAGGACAGGCCCGCCTCCTGGTAGTGGCGCAGCGTCGCGTGCAGGCCGTCGGGCACGCCCACCTTGGGCACTCCCGCCGACTCGCGCAGCTCCATCATCGCCTGGCGCGCCTTCGCCTCCACCTCGGTGAACTCACCCAGGTCCGCGAGCAGGTCCAACGCCACCGCCTGATGCAACGGCAGCCGCGTGCGCGAGCGACCCGGCATCGCGCCGGCCTCTTCCAACAAGTCCGCGACGCGCTTGAGCTCGACGGGGTCCGCCTCCGCGAAGGTGCCATCCTTCAGCGGGACGAAGCGGCGGCCAGAGTCCAGCCACATGCGCACCGCGCCCAGGTCCACGGCCTGGTCGTCGGTGACGAACTCCGCGTCCAGGTCGAACCACTGCACGCCGCTCATGCCCACGCGGATGCGCGGCTTGAGCTTGGGACGCAGCCGCACCTTGGGCGCCTGCACCCCGAAGCGCTCCCACTCCGCGGGCAGCGACGCCAGGCCACGCGCCCAGAACTCCAGCGCCACGTCGCCCGTCGCGTCGAACACATGCGACTGGGGCTCGAAGCGCAGCCCCAGGTCCAGGAGCAGCTTCCCGGCCGAGCGCTCCAGGTCCTCACGACGGCGGTACAGCTTGCGACTGTCCCCGCCCACGCCGCTGGCGTAGCCCAGGTGCGTGGCCGTGGGGGACACCGGCGCCGTCGTCTGCCCGTAGCGCGCGGCGAGCTGCACCTTCACGCGCTCCGGGCTGCCCTCGAGCGTGAGCACGAAGTGAGGCTCCACCGCCTCGTCCACCTCGATGTCGTCCGCCTTCAGCGACATGCGGAAGCGAGGCAGGTGGGCCGCGAAGAACGTCAGCACCCGGTCCAGCTGTCCGGAGGGGAAGGACATGCTCGGCTCCAGCAGCCACTTGCGCAGCAGCCGGGGCGGGAAGTCGGGCTCCACCGGGTGGAGGTTCTGCCCCTGGATGACCCAGGTGCGACGGCCCGACAGCAGGATGACGTCCTTGAGCGAGTAGCTGGCGCCGTCCGGGAACAGCAGCTCGATGCGCGCCGTCGCGCCGTCCGGCCGGGACTCCAGCCGAATCTGCGGACGCACGGGCACCTCCGTGTTGATGAGCGCCGTGCCCCGGTAGATGACCCGCCGCTGGCGCAGCAGGTCCATCACCTCGCTCAGCTCCTCGTCCGACAGGACGATGCGCGAGTCGTAGCGATGCTCGTGACGGGACAGCCCCATGAAGACGCGCTCGTCGGCGGGGGAGATGCGCCCCCCCGTCTGCAGCGTGCGCTTCACGTGGATGGGGCCCTTGGTCTGCGCATCCTGCCGGCGCACGTCCATGACCCACTGACGCGTGCCCGCGTTCGTGCTCGCGGCCGTCAACCGGTAGAAGAACTCATAGTCCGGCTGCGCGGAGAGCCCCAGCCAGCTCTCCACCTTGGCGAGCGCGGGCAGGCTGACGGCGTCCCCCACCGGAGCGTCGGGCTCCACGGGGACCTCGGCGTCCACCACCTCGTTGTTGGCGGCGGAGTCGAGGGGCTCGGCGGCGGGCGGCGGCGGAGCAACGGGCTGCGGACGAGGCGGCGGACGGAACCGCGCCGCGTAGATGAGCGCGGCGGCCACCACGTGTTCGCAGTGGGGACCGTACGTGTTCCACGACTGGCACGTGCAGGAGGACGTGGCGCGACCGTCGCCCACCATGAGCGCGACTTCATAGCGCTCACCGGTGGAGCCCGCGACCTGCGCGCGGATGCGGTCCCCT
Encoded here:
- the recN gene encoding DNA repair protein RecN; translated protein: MLLGLRIANVAVIEEVEVAFGAGLTVLTGETGAGKSILVDSLNLLLGGRADADVIRAGCEEASVEGVFARTPVLGARLEDLGLPDLGEEVLVRRVLGRTGRGKAYVNGALVTVGVLGKLTRGAVDLAGQHEHVSLFDSGLHRVLLDRYGEMETPLATYFGEYSALREVDARMEALGGDESKVRERAEFLRFQLDEISRWDPEPGEDARLDAERKRLSSAEKLKRHGAEAELLVAGDESSALETVGRALGLVHEAVKCDATLSPVAQSLSTALSELEEAQRRLNRYVEGLESDPTRLADVDERLDGLKRLCRKHGTTLDGVLKKRGEIEAELGTLENRQEVLEELALERRKVEERTRKAALALSKARSSSAVEFSAQVREGLGHLAMGKAAFEVRVTPGETLRPDGLDDVEFFFSANPGEPARPLAKVASGGEASRLLLALKRALAGSDACGCYVLDEADAGVSGAIADVVGRMIKEVSSHRQVLCITHLPQVAAYADAHLLIRKAVKAERTVSQVTVLAAGPERTRELARMMSGVEVTREALGAAEALVRSAHRSLGSPRARRESGPEGTPRGRLRRTA
- a CDS encoding DEAD/DEAH box helicase, coding for MPAVQSTADIRDALPPQDTQWLRALKAEVQPTIFKKGREVAESRRVFGLQREGDRIRAQVAGSTGERYEVALMVGDGRATSSCTCQSWNTYGPHCEHVVAAALIYAARFRPPPRPQPVAPPPPAAEPLDSAANNEVVDAEVPVEPDAPVGDAVSLPALAKVESWLGLSAQPDYEFFYRLTAASTNAGTRQWVMDVRRQDAQTKGPIHVKRTLQTGGRISPADERVFMGLSRHEHRYDSRIVLSDEELSEVMDLLRQRRVIYRGTALINTEVPVRPQIRLESRPDGATARIELLFPDGASYSLKDVILLSGRRTWVIQGQNLHPVEPDFPPRLLRKWLLEPSMSFPSGQLDRVLTFFAAHLPRFRMSLKADDIEVDEAVEPHFVLTLEGSPERVKVQLAARYGQTTAPVSPTATHLGYASGVGGDSRKLYRRREDLERSAGKLLLDLGLRFEPQSHVFDATGDVALEFWARGLASLPAEWERFGVQAPKVRLRPKLKPRIRVGMSGVQWFDLDAEFVTDDQAVDLGAVRMWLDSGRRFVPLKDGTFAEADPVELKRVADLLEEAGAMPGRSRTRLPLHQAVALDLLADLGEFTEVEAKARQAMMELRESAGVPKVGVPDGLHATLRHYQEAGLSWLWFLRRHGLSGILADDMGLGKTVQSLSLLQKMANDEGRKPSLVVAPTSVLANWEREAERFTPGLRAMVWHGQDRKERAEDLKGMDLVLTSYALVRRDLDQLSQVGFRFVILDEAQNIKNADSATAQACKSLPSETRLALTGTPLENRLSELWSIFDFLMPGFLGSADSFGDRYEQPIQVANDASARDRLRRRIQPFILRRLKTEVAKDLPPKTESVAWCEMEPGQAALYREVMEESRRKVNESIEKVGFKRSRVSILAALMRLRQVCCDPRLLKLPPGTLLPSSAKVERFMELVEDLVAEGHRALVFSQFTEMLELLKQEADKKGLRYLYLDGRTKDRMGKVDEYNRPDGPPLFFISLKAGGTGLNLTAADYVIHFDPWWNPAVEDQATDRTHRIGQTRAVISYKLITRGTVEEKILSLQRRKRDLAAGVLGGDGDEGARTLTEQDIQELFTDASS